A genomic window from Micromonospora sp. WMMA1947 includes:
- a CDS encoding fused MFS/spermidine synthase, whose protein sequence is MDHDDTETLEIVVDPARPSGRTLLADGVEQSYVDVADPRYLHFEYVRRIAAAIDLAAPRGTALTALHLGGGALTLPRWLARTRPGSTQRVIERHPGVVELVRRKLPPLPPEVVVALGDAREAVAEEPPGAYDVVVADVYRAARMPPQVAAVEFAARVARVLRPDGLYLVNLTDLPPLAHTRAQVATLRAVFADVCLVADRRMLRGRRYGNVVLAASPAADRLPVRRLAARVAADPVPGTVLHAATLDAFAAGALPVTDADLG, encoded by the coding sequence GTGGATCACGACGACACCGAGACCCTGGAGATCGTGGTGGACCCGGCCCGCCCGTCCGGGCGCACGCTGCTGGCCGACGGGGTCGAGCAGTCGTACGTGGACGTGGCCGACCCCCGGTACCTGCACTTCGAGTACGTGCGACGGATCGCCGCCGCGATCGACCTGGCCGCCCCGCGGGGTACGGCGCTGACCGCGCTGCACCTCGGCGGGGGCGCGCTGACGCTGCCGCGCTGGCTCGCGCGTACCCGGCCCGGCTCTACGCAGCGGGTGATCGAGCGTCATCCGGGCGTGGTCGAGCTGGTCCGGCGGAAGCTGCCGCCGTTGCCGCCGGAAGTCGTGGTGGCGCTCGGCGACGCCCGGGAAGCGGTGGCCGAGGAGCCGCCCGGGGCGTACGACGTGGTGGTGGCCGACGTGTACCGGGCGGCCCGGATGCCGCCACAGGTGGCCGCCGTCGAGTTCGCGGCGCGGGTGGCCCGGGTGCTGCGCCCGGACGGCCTCTATCTGGTCAACCTCACCGACCTGCCGCCGCTGGCGCACACCCGGGCGCAGGTCGCCACGCTGCGGGCGGTCTTCGCCGACGTCTGCCTGGTCGCGGACCGGCGGATGCTGCGCGGCCGCCGCTACGGCAACGTGGTGCTGGCCGCCTCGCCCGCCGCCGACCGTCTTCCGGTACGCCGGCTCGCCGCCCGCGTCGCCGCCGACCCGGTGCCCGGCACGGTTCTGCACGCCGCGACGCTCGACGCGTTCGCCGCCGGTGCTCTCCCGGTCACCGACGCCGACCTGGGCTGA
- a CDS encoding AI-2E family transporter: MSTAEDRSTARRTLIVIGLVLATAAGLALVWATRRVLVWGLVAVFFAVALKPLVDRLERRVRRRALATLLVFLAAFALFAAVGALIVVPLVDEVGRFADRAPELVREAQAGRGPLGRLLERFHLLRYAEPGQLRRYGARLGDPTVGVVRSVAQAVAALVTVVVLAYLMVLEAPKIVAATLRLTGDGPAARLRRIGRDSSRIVTGYLSGNLLISVICGGLTFVVLFLLGVPFAAVIALAVAVFDLIPLVGATLGAIAAAGAAFLHSPTAGIVVLVFFVVYQQVENHLLQPVIMARAVRLNPLTVLVSVLLSVELAGLVGALLAIPAAGVAQVLLREFVPAGRAALPRPADGDQADTGPAGGSTTAERPPAGG; this comes from the coding sequence GTGAGCACCGCCGAGGACCGGTCCACCGCGCGCCGGACGCTGATCGTGATCGGTCTGGTCCTCGCCACCGCGGCCGGGCTGGCCCTGGTCTGGGCCACCCGGCGGGTGCTGGTGTGGGGACTGGTGGCGGTGTTCTTCGCGGTCGCCCTCAAGCCGCTCGTGGACCGTCTGGAACGTCGGGTACGCCGCCGCGCGCTCGCCACGCTGCTGGTGTTCCTCGCCGCGTTCGCGCTGTTCGCCGCCGTGGGTGCGCTGATCGTGGTGCCGCTGGTGGACGAGGTGGGCCGCTTCGCCGACCGGGCGCCGGAACTGGTGCGCGAGGCGCAGGCCGGGCGGGGACCGCTCGGGCGGCTGCTGGAGCGCTTCCACCTGCTCCGGTACGCGGAGCCCGGCCAGCTGCGCCGCTACGGCGCCCGGCTCGGCGACCCGACGGTCGGGGTGGTCCGGAGCGTGGCCCAGGCGGTCGCCGCCCTGGTCACCGTGGTGGTGCTGGCGTACCTGATGGTCCTGGAGGCGCCGAAGATCGTGGCCGCCACGCTGCGGCTCACCGGCGACGGCCCGGCCGCGCGGCTGCGGCGCATCGGGCGGGACTCGTCCCGGATCGTCACCGGCTACCTGAGCGGCAACCTGCTGATCAGCGTCATCTGTGGCGGTCTGACCTTCGTCGTGCTGTTCCTGCTCGGTGTGCCGTTCGCCGCGGTGATCGCGCTGGCGGTCGCCGTGTTCGACCTGATCCCGCTCGTCGGGGCCACACTCGGGGCGATCGCCGCGGCCGGCGCGGCGTTCCTGCACTCCCCCACCGCCGGGATCGTGGTGCTCGTCTTCTTCGTGGTCTACCAGCAGGTGGAGAACCATCTGCTGCAACCGGTCATCATGGCCCGCGCGGTCCGGTTGAATCCGCTGACGGTGCTGGTCAGCGTGCTGCTCTCGGTCGAGCTGGCCGGCCTGGTGGGGGCGCTGCTGGCGATCCCGGCGGCCGGTGTCGCGCAGGTGCTGCTGCGCGAGTTCGTGCCCGCCGGGCGGGCGGCCCTGCCGCGGCCCGCCGACGGCGACCAGGCGGACACCGGCCCGGCCGGCGGGTCGACCACGGCGGAACGGCCGCCGGCCGGCGGGTGA
- a CDS encoding NAD(P)/FAD-dependent oxidoreductase → MTKPRVVIVGAGFAGYHAAKTLRRLARDRAEIVLLNTTDYFLYLPLLPEVAAGVVEPTRIAVPLAGTLDGVRVVVGEADRVDLQNRWVGYRSIEGDHGQLAYDRLVLSVGSVNKLLPIPGVTEYAHGFRGLPEALFLHDHVVRQVELAELTDDPAEQRARSTFVVVGAGYTGTEVAAHGQLFTDRLMAQRPHLKVRPRWMLLDVAPRVLPELDRRMSVTADRVLRKRGVDVRMGTSVAEATPDGVMLTDGEYVPTCSLIWCVGVRPDPFVADLGLRTEKGRLVVDEFLNVPGYPEVFACGDAAAVPDPTRPGQVCAMTAQHAQRQGKLAAHNIAASYGQGVRKSYKHHDLGWVVDLGGKDAAANPLKVPLAGLPAKAVTRGYHLLAMPGNRPRVAADWALDATLPRPAVQLGLVPGNAVPLESESPELARRR, encoded by the coding sequence ATGACGAAACCACGTGTGGTGATCGTGGGGGCCGGGTTCGCCGGGTACCACGCGGCCAAGACGTTGCGCCGGCTGGCCCGCGACCGGGCCGAGATCGTCCTGCTGAACACGACCGACTACTTCCTCTACCTGCCGCTGCTGCCCGAGGTGGCGGCCGGAGTGGTGGAGCCGACCCGGATCGCCGTGCCGCTCGCCGGCACGCTCGACGGCGTCCGCGTGGTGGTCGGCGAGGCGGACCGGGTCGACCTGCAGAACCGGTGGGTCGGCTACCGCTCGATCGAGGGCGACCACGGTCAGCTCGCGTACGACCGGCTCGTGCTCAGCGTCGGCAGCGTCAACAAGCTGCTGCCGATCCCCGGCGTGACCGAGTACGCCCACGGCTTCCGCGGCCTGCCCGAGGCGCTGTTCCTGCACGACCACGTGGTCCGGCAGGTGGAGCTGGCCGAGCTGACCGACGACCCGGCCGAGCAGCGGGCCCGCTCCACGTTCGTGGTGGTCGGCGCCGGCTACACCGGCACCGAGGTGGCCGCGCACGGGCAGCTGTTCACCGACCGGCTGATGGCCCAGCGTCCGCACCTGAAGGTCCGGCCGCGCTGGATGCTGCTGGACGTGGCGCCCCGGGTGCTGCCCGAACTGGACCGGCGGATGTCGGTCACCGCCGACCGGGTGCTGCGCAAACGCGGTGTGGACGTGCGGATGGGCACCTCGGTCGCCGAGGCCACGCCGGACGGGGTGATGCTCACCGACGGCGAGTACGTCCCGACGTGTAGCCTCATCTGGTGCGTCGGCGTACGCCCCGACCCGTTCGTGGCCGACCTGGGGCTGCGCACCGAGAAGGGCCGGCTGGTGGTCGACGAGTTCCTCAACGTCCCCGGCTACCCGGAGGTGTTCGCCTGCGGCGACGCCGCCGCCGTGCCCGACCCGACCCGCCCCGGGCAGGTGTGCGCGATGACCGCGCAGCACGCCCAGCGGCAGGGCAAGCTGGCCGCGCACAACATCGCCGCCTCCTACGGGCAGGGCGTGCGCAAGTCGTACAAGCACCACGACCTGGGCTGGGTGGTGGACCTGGGCGGCAAGGACGCGGCGGCGAACCCGCTGAAGGTGCCGCTGGCCGGTCTGCCCGCCAAGGCCGTCACCCGCGGCTACCACCTGCTCGCCATGCCGGGCAACCGGCCCCGGGTCGCCGCGGACTGGGCGCTGGACGCGACGCTGCCCCGGCCCGCCGTGCAACTCGGGCTGGTCCCGGGGAACGCGGTGCCGCTGGAGAGCGAGTCGCCGGAGCTGGCCCGCCGTCGCTGA
- a CDS encoding M20/M25/M40 family metallo-hydrolase — MGNHENAEGRPTRSSRRTFLTASAAATAAAVATPLTAAPAAAATGAPPGPGRPARPQRPDRELTALLREIDSRRIEAVVRRLAAFGTRHTLSSQTDPVRGIGAARDWIHAQLSGYAAASGGRMTVELQSYVQQPASRIPVPTTITNVVATVRGDVTPERVYVITGHYDSRATDVMDAVSDAPGADDDASGVAVVMELARVLSTRRTEATIVLAAVAAEEQGLYGSAYLASQLKAAGADVQAMFSNDIVGSSTADDGTRDPRTVRLFAEGVPTAETPAEASVRQSVGGENDSPSRQLARFVTDVAENSATGMDVRVIYRRDRYLRGSDHISFLREGWPAGRFTEPNEDFAHQHQDVRVVDGVQYGDLPEFCDFGYITRVARVNAATLWSLAQAPGTPKGVTVVTTNLTNDTTLRWQRGPEPDLAGYEVVWRETTADQWQKVLPVGDVTEVTVDLSKDNVFFGVRAVDRDGHRSPVAFPKPGS, encoded by the coding sequence ATGGGAAACCACGAGAACGCCGAGGGTCGACCCACGAGGTCCAGCCGGCGTACCTTCCTCACCGCCTCCGCCGCGGCCACCGCCGCCGCCGTCGCCACCCCGCTCACCGCCGCCCCGGCCGCCGCCGCGACCGGCGCTCCCCCGGGCCCCGGCCGTCCGGCCCGCCCACAGCGGCCCGACCGCGAGCTGACCGCGCTGCTGCGCGAGATCGACAGCCGCCGGATCGAGGCCGTCGTGCGCCGGCTCGCCGCGTTCGGCACCCGCCACACCCTGTCCAGCCAGACCGATCCGGTACGCGGCATCGGCGCCGCCCGCGACTGGATCCACGCCCAGCTCTCCGGGTACGCGGCCGCGTCCGGCGGCCGGATGACCGTCGAACTGCAGTCGTACGTGCAGCAGCCCGCCTCCCGCATCCCCGTCCCGACCACCATCACCAACGTGGTGGCGACAGTGCGCGGTGACGTCACGCCCGAGCGGGTGTACGTCATCACCGGCCACTACGACTCCCGGGCCACCGACGTGATGGACGCGGTCAGCGACGCGCCCGGCGCCGACGACGACGCCTCCGGCGTGGCGGTGGTGATGGAACTGGCCCGGGTGCTGTCCACCCGCCGCACCGAGGCCACCATCGTGCTCGCCGCCGTCGCGGCCGAGGAGCAGGGACTGTACGGCTCGGCCTACCTCGCGTCGCAGCTGAAGGCCGCCGGCGCCGACGTCCAGGCAATGTTCAGCAACGACATCGTCGGCAGCAGCACCGCCGACGACGGCACCCGCGACCCGCGTACCGTGCGGTTGTTCGCCGAGGGCGTGCCGACCGCCGAGACCCCGGCCGAGGCGAGCGTGCGGCAGTCCGTCGGCGGCGAGAACGACTCGCCGTCGCGGCAGCTCGCCCGGTTCGTCACCGACGTCGCCGAGAACTCCGCCACCGGCATGGACGTGCGCGTCATCTACCGGCGGGACCGCTACCTGCGCGGCAGCGACCACATCTCGTTCCTGCGCGAGGGCTGGCCGGCCGGCCGGTTCACCGAACCGAACGAGGACTTCGCCCACCAGCACCAGGACGTGCGGGTCGTCGACGGGGTGCAGTACGGCGACCTGCCCGAGTTCTGCGACTTCGGCTACATCACCCGGGTGGCCCGGGTGAACGCCGCGACGCTGTGGTCGCTGGCCCAGGCGCCCGGCACGCCCAAGGGCGTCACAGTGGTGACCACGAACCTGACGAACGACACCACGCTGCGGTGGCAGCGCGGGCCCGAGCCGGACCTGGCCGGCTACGAGGTGGTGTGGCGGGAGACCACCGCCGACCAGTGGCAGAAGGTGCTGCCGGTCGGCGACGTCACCGAGGTGACCGTCGACCTGTCCAAGGACAACGTGTTCTTCGGCGTACGGGCGGTGGACCGGGACGGGCACCGCAGCCCGGTCGCCTTCCCGAAGCCCGGCAGCTGA
- a CDS encoding GNAT family protein — MRYLRSDGRVAIRRPRPADETEFVAAVRRSRDLHHPWLSAPDDAERYAAYLRKIRGRDSSGFLFCDRATGQIAGYANISGIVLGALRGGYLGYAAFRPYAGTGHASAGVRLVIEYAFGPLGLHRLEANIQPGNEPSKRLARRLGFRLEGFSPDYLFIDGAWRDHERWAITAPDVVDPAPGR; from the coding sequence GTGCGATACCTGCGCAGCGACGGCCGCGTCGCCATCCGCCGCCCCCGTCCGGCCGACGAGACCGAGTTCGTGGCCGCCGTCCGGCGCAGCCGGGACCTGCACCATCCGTGGCTGTCCGCGCCCGATGACGCCGAGCGGTACGCGGCGTACCTGCGCAAGATCCGGGGGCGGGACAGCTCCGGGTTCCTGTTCTGCGACCGGGCCACCGGGCAGATCGCCGGGTACGCGAACATCAGCGGCATCGTTCTGGGCGCGCTGCGCGGCGGATACCTCGGGTACGCGGCGTTCCGCCCGTACGCGGGCACCGGGCACGCCTCGGCCGGGGTGCGACTGGTGATCGAGTACGCGTTCGGGCCGCTCGGTCTGCACCGGCTGGAGGCGAACATCCAGCCCGGCAACGAGCCGTCGAAGCGGCTGGCGCGCCGGCTCGGCTTCCGGCTGGAGGGGTTCTCCCCGGACTACCTGTTCATCGACGGCGCGTGGCGCGACCACGAACGGTGGGCGATCACCGCCCCGGACGTGGTGGACCCGGCGCCGGGGCGGTGA
- a CDS encoding IS110 family transposase → MPSILADRLAGRVDAVIGVDTHTDTHTAAVTTPVGTVLAEITVPATADGAAVLLAWAGRQTTGLGTGRRAWALDGARCHGVGLLRVLRAAGEDVLEAPKPAAGRRRRGGKSDALDAVHAARAVLAADHVATPRADGDREALRLLHVCRRHYSDTRTATINLFKSLILTADDDLRTQMRGLNTLRQVQHATTLTTGTGSGTGSGTGSGSGSGSGSGSGSGLDRLRRTQLAALAEQILTLEKLLKANLAEIRTLVDKLCPTLLDQPGIGPVTAAIALTAWSHPGRFRNEAAFASLAGASPVPANSGRTIRHRLNRGGDRTLNAALHTIAKTRQRCHQPTKDYVERRTTEGRTPAEITRSLKRYIARQIWRTLETNA, encoded by the coding sequence GTGCCTTCCATCCTGGCAGATCGTCTGGCCGGCCGCGTTGACGCGGTCATCGGTGTGGATACCCATACCGATACGCACACCGCCGCGGTGACCACCCCGGTCGGGACAGTGCTGGCCGAGATCACCGTGCCGGCCACCGCCGACGGCGCCGCTGTTCTGCTGGCCTGGGCCGGGCGGCAGACGACCGGGCTGGGAACGGGCCGGCGGGCCTGGGCCCTGGACGGCGCCCGGTGTCACGGGGTCGGCCTGCTGCGTGTCCTGCGCGCCGCGGGTGAGGACGTCCTGGAAGCACCCAAACCCGCTGCCGGACGCCGTCGGCGAGGCGGCAAGTCCGACGCGTTGGACGCCGTGCACGCCGCTCGCGCGGTGCTGGCCGCCGACCACGTCGCCACGCCCCGCGCCGACGGCGACCGGGAAGCCCTGCGCCTGCTGCACGTCTGCCGCCGCCACTACAGCGACACCCGCACCGCCACCATCAACCTGTTCAAATCGCTGATCCTCACCGCCGACGACGATCTACGCACACAGATGCGCGGACTGAACACCCTGCGGCAGGTCCAACACGCCACCACCCTCACCACCGGCACCGGCAGCGGCACCGGCAGCGGCACCGGCAGCGGCAGCGGCAGCGGCAGCGGCAGCGGCAGCGGCAGCGGACTTGACCGACTGCGCCGCACTCAACTGGCAGCCCTGGCCGAGCAGATCCTGACCCTCGAGAAGCTCCTGAAAGCCAACCTCGCCGAGATCCGCACCCTGGTCGACAAGCTCTGCCCCACCCTGCTCGACCAACCCGGGATCGGCCCCGTCACCGCCGCGATCGCACTGACCGCCTGGTCACACCCCGGCCGGTTCCGCAACGAAGCCGCCTTCGCCTCACTCGCCGGCGCCAGCCCCGTCCCCGCCAACTCCGGACGCACCATCCGCCACCGCCTCAACCGAGGCGGCGACCGCACCCTCAACGCCGCCCTACACACCATCGCGAAAACCCGCCAACGATGCCACCAACCCACCAAGGACTACGTCGAACGCCGCACCACCGAAGGCCGCACCCCAGCCGAAATCACCCGCAGCCTCAAACGCTACATAGCCCGCCAAATCTGGCGCACCCTCGAAACCAACGCTTGA